Below is a genomic region from Sneathia vaginalis.
GATGAATCAAAGCAATTTGGAGCTTTAGTAATAGATTTAGGGTTTTCAAAATATATTTCATTTAAAGGTACAGATAGAAGTTTTGTTGGAATAAAGGAAGACTTAGATATGTCGTATAAAAATATTCCAGCACAAAAAGAAGCACTAAAGTATTTTAATAATATTGCAAAAAAGTATGATAATTCTCTATTTATACTAGGTGGGCACTCAAAGGGTGGAAATATTGCAATTTATGCAGGTATATATACTGATGATAAAAATAGAAATAGGATAAAAAGTATATATAACTTTGATGGACCAGGATTTTTAGATGAAGTCTTAGAAGAAGAAGGATATAATAAAATTTTAAATAAAATATATACAATACTCCCAACATCATCATTTATAGGCTTACTTTTAAAAAGAAAAGAAAAAGTTAAGTTTGTAAATAGTGATAATTTCTTTGTGATGCAACATGATGTATTTTCATGGCATGTATCAGGTAAAGATTTTTCATATACTACTAATCAAACTAAGATTAGTAAGACTGCGAGCAAGTCTATAAAAAAATTACAAGAAAGTATAAGCTCAAAAGAAAAAGAAGCTTTAATAGAAAGTATAAATGAAATACCTTCTATTATTTCAAAAATAAAGAATAGAAAGAGATAGACATGACGAAGACTGAGATTTTTAAAAAGATTATTAAG
It encodes:
- a CDS encoding Mbeg1-like protein: MKTIFEYISSNKEKLTEDNFNPVDSLVLARLSYLPMHKIINTNEKMKLKKLLNILKCFRDEFFVDVANDKKFVNFLSKSNRFLDLELSDCVESVSKDESKQFGALVIDLGFSKYISFKGTDRSFVGIKEDLDMSYKNIPAQKEALKYFNNIAKKYDNSLFILGGHSKGGNIAIYAGIYTDDKNRNRIKSIYNFDGPGFLDEVLEEEGYNKILNKIYTILPTSSFIGLLLKRKEKVKFVNSDNFFVMQHDVFSWHVSGKDFSYTTNQTKISKTASKSIKKLQESISSKEKEALIESINEIPSIISKIKNRKR